The genome window GAACAAACCATGATCGAAATTGTCCGAACACTTCTGGATAAAACCAATTTAATTGTATTGGATGAACCTACAGCGACACTAACTAACGCAGAAACTCAACTCTTATTTCAAGCCATCCGGACTCTAAAAGACCAGGGAGTCACATTTGTATATGTTTCCCATCGCATTGACGAAATATTTGAAGTTGCTGATTCGGTGACTGTATTACGGAATGGAAAGGTTATGAAAACCCTCCCCATTCACGAAGCGAAAAAATCGGATATCGTTTCTTTGATGGCTGGAGAAACAGTATTAAGCACATTTCCACCGCCTCCTCCAATTGGATTTTCGCCAACTGTTTTATCGGTTCAATTGCTCACCGTTCCACGGGAACAAATAAAAAATATCAATTTCTCTCTAAGGAAAGGTGAAATACTGGGAATATTTGGATTGGTTGGTGCTGGACAAGGTGAATTGGTCGAAACATTGTTTGGAATGCATGTTCCTTTTTCGGGAACCATTTTGATCGATGGAGAAAAAGTAAACATACAAAATCCCCGATCTGCAATACAAAATGGAATTCTACTCGTTCCCGGAGATCGACTTCTCCAAGGTCTCATTTTTCCCTTCAATGTGAGAGAAAATATCACCTTACCTATGTTATGGCGGTTTCGAAAGAATTGGCTTTTTCCGATTCCCGATCGAAGAAAAGAAAATAAGCTGGTTGGTGAAATGATAACTAACTTAAATATACGAACATCGGGAGGGGAACAAAATGTGGCCACACTGAGTGGAGGAAACCAGCAGAAGGTCGTCTTATCCAAGTGGATTGGATATGGTGCTAAGGTCTTATTGTGTAATGAACCGACACTTGGAGTCGATGTTGTTTCGAGGAGAGAAATTTACCGTTTTCTCTATGATCTTGCCCGACAGGGTACGGGAATCATTGTCTGTTCAGCAGACATTGAGGAAATATTAGCAATCAGCCACCGTATTGGGGTCATGAACCATGGAGAACTCGTTGATATATTTCCCAATGAAAATATCACCAAAACTGATATTTTATCTCGGAGCTGTTTAAGGAATGAAACAGAATGAGCAATAAAATTCTAAGACAATATGGAACTCTTATTGCTTTATTTGTGGTTGTGGTAATTTTCTCGGCTTTAAAGCCAGGAGCTTTTCCAACCTTTG of Candidatus Atribacteria bacterium ADurb.Bin276 contains these proteins:
- the xylG_1 gene encoding Xylose import ATP-binding protein XylG, coding for MIEIVRTLLDKTNLIVLDEPTATLTNAETQLLFQAIRTLKDQGVTFVYVSHRIDEIFEVADSVTVLRNGKVMKTLPIHEAKKSDIVSLMAGETVLSTFPPPPPIGFSPTVLSVQLLTVPREQIKNINFSLRKGEILGIFGLVGAGQGELVETLFGMHVPFSGTILIDGEKVNIQNPRSAIQNGILLVPGDRLLQGLIFPFNVRENITLPMLWRFRKNWLFPIPDRRKENKLVGEMITNLNIRTSGGEQNVATLSGGNQQKVVLSKWIGYGAKVLLCNEPTLGVDVVSRREIYRFLYDLARQGTGIIVCSADIEEILAISHRIGVMNHGELVDIFPNENITKTDILSRSCLRNETE